The sequence CGACGCTGTTCGTCGGCGAGGTCGGCGTAGTGGGCAGCGATCTCGAGTTCGGTCCGCGAGAGCGAGAGGGCCGCGTTGTCGAGCGTCGACCGGAAGAACGGCCACTCGTCGTACATCTCCTGAAGCGTAGCCACGGAGCCTCCATCGTCGAGGTAGGCGTCGATCCCCGAGGCGACGGCGTACCAGCCGGGGAGGATACACCGCGACTGGGTCCAGGAGAACACCCACGGGATCGCCCGCAGGTCCTCGACGGTTCGCTCGCCGCTTCGAGAGGCCGGTCGGGAGCCGAGGTTCAGGTCCTCGATCACCGTGATCGGCGTCGCCTCCTCGAAGTAGCGGACGAAGCCGTCGCTCTCGAGCAGGTCGCGGTACTCCCGGCGGGCGGCGTCGGCCATCGTCTCCATGGCCTCGATCCACTCGTCCTCGACGGCCTCTTCGGGCTGGTCGAGCGCGTACAGTCGCGCCCGTAGCTGGGCGTTGAGCATCTGCTCGATGTTGCGCTCGGCGATCCGCGGGTTGCCGTACTTCTCGGCGATGGCCTCGCCCTGTTCAGTGAACTTCACCTGTCCCGTCACAGTGGAGTTCGGCAGCGCGAGCAGGGCCTCGCTCATCGGTCCACCGCCGCGAGAGATCGAGCCGCCACGGCCGTGGAACAGCCGCATGGTGACGTCGTACTCGTCACAGATCTCGCCGAGGCGGCGCTGGTTCCTGTACAGCGACCAGTTGGCCGCCAGAAACCCATTCTCCTTGTTCGAGTCGGAGTAGCCGAGCATGATCTCCTGGGTCTGGCCACGTGCGGCGAGTGCCTGCGCGTAGGCCTCGTTCTCGAACAGCGTCCCCATGATGCGCTTGGCCCCCGAGAGTGCAGACTCGGTCTCGAGCAGCGGCACCACGTCCAGCCCGCAGTGTTCGGGCAGGGAAACGACGCCGGCCTGATCGGCCAGGAAGAGCACCTCGAGGACGTGACTCGGCTCTTCAGTCATCGAGATGCAGTAGGTGTCGATCGCCTCGACGCCGTACTCGGCCTGCCAGTCGGCCAGCCGGTCGAACAGCTCGAGAACGCGAGCCGCGTCGTCCGACAGATCACCGACCTGCGCGAGATCGATCACCGACTCGTCCTGGCAAATTGCATCCGTGAGGAACTCGACGCGCTCGTCCTCGCTCAGGCGCTTGTACTCGATGCCCTCGCGCTCGAGCGCCTCGGCGATGGCGTCGGTGTGTTTCTGGCGGTGATCCCGGAGGTCGAGGCTGGCGAGTGAGAAACCGAACGTCGTGACCTGCCGGCGAAGCGGATCGACGTGGGCCTCGACGACGCTCGCTGCACCGTTATCACGGAGGCTCCTCGCGATGAGTTCGAGGTCCGCCCGCAGTTCGGCAGCGTCGTCGTAGCCCCCGGGGCGGACGTCACCGACGCGGTCGAGCCGTTCGCGCATCAGTTTGAGTTTCTGGCGGTAGGGTTCGTCCGGATACCGCTC is a genomic window of Natrarchaeobaculum aegyptiacum containing:
- the ppc gene encoding phosphoenolpyruvate carboxylase, with amino-acid sequence MQLHNREVRQDVRELGALLGDVIEDQTSRDAFDTVESCRRSAIDYRSGNLESREPLVTELRNLSPHKQRIVARAFTTYFELINLAEERERVRTIRTESHEGTLENSLEAVADELAETDVEAVQQILDDVLIEPTFTAHPTEARRKTVKSKLREISTALETLDERLLTEKEGSQVWRDVDAEVTSLWQTPQVRNRQPEPEDEARNVQWYLENTLFDVVGEVYDELADAIDEAIDADLEIPKLFEFRSWAGSDRDGNPFVTPEVTETTLARQREVVLENYRDELKRLSGVVSQDGHRVDVGPELEASLEADLERLPGSARTATERYPDEPYRQKLKLMRERLDRVGDVRPGGYDDAAELRADLELIARSLRDNGAASVVEAHVDPLRRQVTTFGFSLASLDLRDHRQKHTDAIAEALEREGIEYKRLSEDERVEFLTDAICQDESVIDLAQVGDLSDDAARVLELFDRLADWQAEYGVEAIDTYCISMTEEPSHVLEVLFLADQAGVVSLPEHCGLDVVPLLETESALSGAKRIMGTLFENEAYAQALAARGQTQEIMLGYSDSNKENGFLAANWSLYRNQRRLGEICDEYDVTMRLFHGRGGSISRGGGPMSEALLALPNSTVTGQVKFTEQGEAIAEKYGNPRIAERNIEQMLNAQLRARLYALDQPEEAVEDEWIEAMETMADAARREYRDLLESDGFVRYFEEATPITVIEDLNLGSRPASRSGERTVEDLRAIPWVFSWTQSRCILPGWYAVASGIDAYLDDGGSVATLQEMYDEWPFFRSTLDNAALSLSRTELEIAAHYADLADEQRREKFFPRLSEEYERAVELVTEIGQRDQLHTRDWLGENLERRNPYVDPLNLLQTYLLRQTHRTDVEERTLRLTVKGIAAGMKNTG